A genomic region of Lytechinus pictus isolate F3 Inbred chromosome 2, Lp3.0, whole genome shotgun sequence contains the following coding sequences:
- the LOC129269577 gene encoding large ribosomal subunit protein eL13-like has protein sequence MTRKGNRVLPNVHFRKEWQNYVRTWFDQPARKKRRHNTRVQKARKIAPKPIAGALRPQVTCQTFKYHTKLREGRGFTLEELKAAGIHKRYAPTIGISVDHRRKNRSVEGLQANVQRLKEYRSKLILFPKKLSKPKKGDSDEAELKMATQLSGPVMPIKSVQKREKARAISDEEKKHSVFQALRMARSNQKLHGLRAKRAKEKEAEEAQNKPKGKK, from the exons ATGACTCGCAAGGGAAACAGAGTCCTTCCAAATGTCCATTTCCGTAAGGAATGGCAAAACTATGTCAGGACCTGGTTTGATCAACCAGCCCGCAAGAAGCGGCGACACAACACCCGTGTGCAGAAGGCACGGAAGATTGCCCCCAAACCCATCGCAGGAGCACTAAGACCCCAAGTTACTTGTCAGACGTTCAAGTACCACACCAAGCTGAGGGAGGGACGTGGCTTCACTCTTGAAGAGCTCAAG GCTGCTGGTATCCACAAGAGGTATGCCCCAACCATCGGTATCTCTGTCGACCACAGAAGGAAGAACAGATCAGTGGAAGGTCTCCAAGCCAATGTCCAACGCCTCAAGGAATACAGATCCAAACTCATCCTCTTCCCCAAGAAGCTGAGCAAACCCAAGAAGGGAGACAGTGAT GAGGCCGAGCTTAAGATGGCAACTCAACTGTCTGGTCCAGTCATGCCTATCAAGAGCGTCCAGAAGCGCGAGAAGGCCCGTGCCATCAGCGATGAGGAGAAGAAACACAGTGTGTTCCAGGCTCTGCGAATGGCCCGCTCCAACCAGAAACTCCATGGTCTCAGGGCAAAGCGTGCCAAGGAAAAGGAAGCAGAGGAAGCCCAGAACAAGCCCAAGGGCAAGAAGTAA